The genomic DNA ataaatcactgaaatataaaaatataagacaTGTCAACTATTTTTTagtgttaatttttttgtatttttctttataattgTTTATGTTACcacacatatgtatatattgtattatatatcatttttttttttttttttatttttttttatttatatattaaaaagattGTTGTATAAATATGAGTAAAAAAAAACGAGCGAATCAACAAAAGAGGAAGAagaaaacagaaaaaaagaaaaatgtaaagttataaaaaagaaaaagtacAAATAATAAGATGTATACATTGATAAGAATatgtgaatatttttatttatatttaatataatataaaattatataatttatttatttattattttatttattttttttttttttttttggtttgtCCTATTATAGAATTACAACAATATAGAATCCGAAAGAGGGGGAATTACATATTCATTggttaaaataataaaaaaaaaaaaaaaaatatatatatatatatatatatttatatatatttttattatagatAAATGATTATCATGACAcaaactttaaaaaaaatttttatataaaaagtataagGACAGATGGAAACTGTTTATTTAGGGCTGTGTCTGACCAATTATATAACCATGAAGAGAATTACAAAgagataagaaaaaaagtgGTAAGAAGGAAGTGGAAAGAAAGAAGAGgcttacatatatatatatacatatatatgttcttaagaatatatttatatatcaataatgataatagaatgcatatatttattattttgtttatatatttgtttaggTAGAACATTTATTGAAAAATGAAGAACTGTATAAGAATTTTATTGAGTATGATGAAAGTTATAAATCGTATATAGAAaggtaaaattaaaaatatatatatatatatatttggaaatgatttaatatatatatgtgcatgtatgtatatttttatttatatatattttttttttttttttttttttttttttttttttttgaagaatAAGTTTAGATGGTACTTGGGGAGGACAATTAGAACTTCAAGCAGTGGGAGAAATTTACAaagtaaaaaagaaaaaagaaaaaagaaaaaagaaaaaaaatataaaaatataaaaagcatacatatatacatatatatatatatatatatatatatatttatgtatggtttatttttatattaacctaggtcaatattttaatatatcaagaAAATGGTTGTATACTTGAAATTAAGAATCACAGCgatgataataaatgtatacaATTACATTATGCTTCAAGTGtaagatataaaagaaaaaaaaattatatgtaactacatcatatatatgtatacacatttatacatataatatattttcatattaattATCTTTGTTCACTTTTTTTTCTAGGAACATTATAATAGTGTGAGATTTAAAAATAGGGCCCTAGACAACGAATTAAAGTCGATACTAGACCTAAGagaaatagtaataataatgtgaaacataaaaaatatatttctttatatatatatatgtatttatttatttattttgttatattttttttttttttttttatcggttaatttttctttgtagctaaataataaagaagataatGATTCCACAAAGACCTTTTATGAAACCACAGAAAATGAATTGActgatgaaaatgaaagtGGACAATctaataacataaaatatatacataaaaaatgtgATGAGAATCATagagaatattattataataagttATTAAAGGATGAAGATAATTCTTATGATTTTattcaaagaaaaaaaaatggatataatactttttcttttagtgattatgaagatgataataatttaacatcttacaatatattacacaagcttcataataatatgaaaatgaaTAGAAAATATGGTAGAAGCAGAAGTATGccaaatataaatgataagtttttatattttatttctaagAATAATAGAAATGAGAAAGTAGAAAGTGATAGTACTATTGATAACAtgaatgaaaagaaaagtctagaaaaaaaaaaaacgaaaaaaaatgtaaaaaggaaaataaattttgttcGATATAATTCATCAGGTGGAATGTATTactatacaaaatataataataaaaataaaaatgaggatatattaaaaagtgataataataataataataataataatgataataatgataattctagtagtaataatatgttGTGTCTAGatgatattttttgtatgtaTCTTTTAAACGATTATATAGATAGAGAAAAAACACCAATAGTAagattttattttgataagtccttttataaatatttgtgtTTATCAAGTGTTATGCATATagatcatataaaaaaaagtgaaaataataaatattataataatatatatgatactaatatttttaataataataattcttattattGTAATGAGAATTACAATTTATGTCATTTTAATTACCATACAAATCATCCAttcaacaacaataataatgtcATAGAAGAAAggtttttttgtaatataggTTATTTATCACATTATGAAgtgaaaaataattttattaaatataaaaaaaaggatgaTGAAGATTTTATGCATTTATACAGTGAAAAGATTTTATATAACACTCAAAATTCTTCTCacgatatattatataatagttCAAATCTTgatgataattttataagtTCTAAtagcataaaaaaaaaaaaaaaaaaaaattatttatatgatgaaGTATATTCTATCAATCACACAAATATCAATAATAGTTATAATAAAAGTGGGAACccattttattctttatatatgaaaGGAGATTCTTCGAACGATCTgaacaataaaataacaacatTCAAAAATAATGACAATATGAATGGTAATCAAATTAATGATAGTAATGTGAGTGTTAATAATACCATTTTGGATAGCCAGTCCGCATGCAAAAAGGACATAAAATGTGTAaacaatttatttattaataaagagagatctaataattattattctcaGAGTGATCggatttttaatattatcatagaTGAATATGTTATAAGTATGGATAGTGATTTGTTATGTTGTTATATAAGTAATAGATATAACAATAAATTGATAAAATCAAAAAGTAGTCCAGAGGGGAAGAGTGAATATAAcattgatgataatatatattcgaCATacaatacaaatattattgataataataataataataataataataggaaCAATGAAATGGgatataacaatattaatacttccaatataaatataaatatcaatatagataataataataataatattaatcatattaataatattaataatattatccaTATTGATGATcgtaataatgataatgaaagTAGATATACAACAAGCACTAATATAACAAAAGATCATCAATcatttttacatttaaatTCAAAAGATTTATctatgaaaagaaaatatcaaaataaaaaactcATAAATATGTTTTCTAAAGATTTTTATTCAAAAGGTTTATTTCAATATTTAAATGctgattttattttgaatgatgataatataaaatatattataccatttttttcaaaccataaaaaaattaatatatttaaaaaaaatatagatagcAATGATATGtatctatataattatgttatgttctatttttatttaaataaagacaaaatattaaataaatggaAATGCTCacaaaatttatatgaa from Plasmodium sp. gorilla clade G2 genome assembly, chromosome: 10 includes the following:
- a CDS encoding OTU-like cysteine protease, putative gives rise to the protein MSKKKRANQQKRKKKTEKKKNNYNNIESERGGITYSLINDYHDTNFKKNFYIKSIRTDGNCLFRAVSDQLYNHEENYKEIRKKVVEHLLKNEELYKNFIEYDESYKSYIERISLDGTWGGQLELQAVGEIYKVNILIYQENGCILEIKNHSDDNKCIQLHYASSEHYNSVRFKNRALDNELKSILDLREILNNKEDNDSTKTFYETTENELTDENESGQSNNIKYIHKKCDENHREYYYNKLLKDEDNSYDFIQRKKNGYNTFSFSDYEDDNNLTSYNILHKLHNNMKMNRKYGRSRSMPNINDKFLYFISKNNRNEKVESDSTIDNMNEKKSLEKKKTKKNVKRKINFVRYNSSGGMYYYTKYNNKNKNEDILKSDNNNNNNNNDNNDNSSSNNMLCLDDIFCMYLLNDYIDREKTPIVRFYFDKSFYKYLCLSSVMHIDHIKKSENNKYYNNIYDTNIFNNNNSYYCNENYNLCHFNYHTNHPFNNNNNVIEERFFCNIGYLSHYEVKNNFIKYKKKDDEDFMHLYSEKILYNTQNSSHDILYNSSNLDDNFISSNSIKKKKKKNYLYDEVYSINHTNINNSYNKSGNPFYSLYMKGDSSNDLNNKITTFKNNDNMNGNQINDSNVSVNNTILDSQSACKKDIKCVNNLFINKERSNNYYSQSDRIFNIIIDEYVISMDSDLLCCYISNRYNNKLIKSKSSPEGKSEYNIDDNIYSTYNTNIIDNNNNNNNNRNNEMGYNNINTSNINININIDNNNNNINHINNINNIIHIDDRNNDNESRYTTSTNITKDHQSFLHLNSKDLSMKRKYQNKKLINMFSKDFYSKGLFQYLNADFILNDDNIKYIIPFFSNHKKINIFKKNIDSNDMYLYNYVMFYFYLNKDKILNKWKCSQNLYEEFLIKEKHKYYKFIKGRKYSSIRSRDEQGVKIISI